One region of Coleofasciculus sp. FACHB-T130 genomic DNA includes:
- the folB gene encoding dihydroneopterin aldolase: MDSIQLTGIRCYGYTGYLPEEQVLGQWFEVDVTLWLDLAPAGISDAIEDTLDYRAVISTVKDLVKTAKFALVEKLISAIADAILEFKQVSQVQVRLTKPGAPIPDFGGKITIDITRANQKGNG, encoded by the coding sequence ATGGATAGCATTCAGCTAACAGGAATTCGCTGCTACGGCTACACTGGTTACTTACCAGAAGAACAGGTATTGGGGCAATGGTTTGAAGTAGACGTAACTTTGTGGCTAGATTTGGCACCAGCAGGCATCAGCGATGCCATAGAAGACACTCTGGATTACCGCGCGGTGATTTCGACAGTGAAGGATTTGGTAAAAACCGCTAAGTTTGCCCTCGTAGAAAAGTTAATCAGCGCGATCGCAGATGCCATCTTAGAATTCAAACAAGTGTCACAAGTCCAAGTGCGGTTAACGAAACCGGGCGCACCGATTCCAGACTTTGGCGGCAAAATTACGATTGACATTACGAGGGCGAATCAAAAGGGCAATGGGTAG
- a CDS encoding EAL domain-containing protein translates to MIEPKRPANQAVKLDTNYHPRIFDKNISFVPRQISPKQSEALRIIARQVAAQQELRRGLNRLTRAPQSHPRGEEQQERFFTLSEERLRLLESIVINANDAIVITEAEPLEEPLGPRIVYVNQTFTQMTGYQPEEVIGKTPRLLQGPKTERSQLDKIRQALSRWEPVRVELINYRKDGSDFWVELNILPLADSTGWFTHLLAVQRDITERKAAEYELKSHARASAVVAQLGQGALSGTNLDALMQEAVKLVAQTLEVPFCQVLELMPGGNALFLRAGVGWQEGLVGSAIIGAHDRSQAGYTLLTGKPVIVEDLRIETRFSGTPLLHNHRAIAGMSVIIHSQGNPFGVLSVHTPNYRRFTEDEVHFLQAVANVLATANERQLAEEALRESEERYALAVRGSNEGLWDWNLKAETFYFSPRWKSMLGCQEDEIGDSPEEWFNRVHPEDLERVKSAIAAHLEGLTHHFEKEYRMLHKDQTYRWMLCRGMAIRDANDKAYRMAGSQTDITDRKVAEEHLIYDAFHDPLTGLPNRALFMERLSQAIARTRRQPEYLFAVLFLDLDRFKVVNDSLGHVIGDQLLIALAKRLQSSVASCLQASVCGSNTVARLGGDEFVILLEEIQDIDVVEAIAKSIQKDLRHPFNLDRHEVVVTASIGITLSAIEQRGSSGTYKTCPYPGDILRDADIALYQAKALGKARYEVFTTAMHTHAVARLQLENDLRQALARTEVKDRLQTKTVNSSGYSSLSRESASFSHSFLLHYQPIVCFMTGRITGFEALVRLSHPFRGLISPVDFIPIAEETGLIIPLGAWVLREACRQMRLWQQEFSDLAPLTISVNLSGRQFSKPNLVEQIQQILQETELPAPSLKLEITESVVMENAAAATASLEQLSNSGIQLSIDDFGTGYSSLSYLHRFPLNTLKIDRSFVSRMDAGENSEIVKTIVTLAHHLGLDVIAEGVETAAQMEQLRSLRCEAGQGFFFSKPLDSESARALIAATPQW, encoded by the coding sequence ATGATCGAACCAAAACGGCCTGCGAATCAAGCAGTTAAGCTGGATACGAATTATCACCCTCGTATCTTTGATAAGAATATAAGCTTCGTGCCGCGTCAGATTAGCCCAAAACAATCCGAAGCACTGCGAATCATCGCTCGTCAGGTTGCGGCTCAACAAGAACTACGCCGTGGTTTGAACCGCTTAACCCGTGCCCCCCAATCGCACCCACGAGGGGAAGAACAGCAGGAGCGTTTCTTTACGCTCTCTGAGGAGCGCCTGCGCCTACTAGAATCCATTGTTATCAATGCAAATGACGCGATTGTCATTACAGAAGCCGAGCCATTGGAAGAGCCGCTTGGCCCCAGAATTGTCTATGTAAATCAGACCTTTACCCAAATGACCGGCTATCAACCGGAAGAGGTAATCGGTAAGACTCCCCGGTTGTTGCAAGGGCCGAAAACTGAGCGATCGCAACTCGATAAAATTCGTCAAGCTTTGTCACGATGGGAGCCGGTCAGAGTCGAGTTGATTAACTACCGTAAAGACGGTTCCGATTTTTGGGTAGAACTGAATATCTTACCCTTGGCAGATAGTACGGGTTGGTTTACCCATCTGCTAGCGGTGCAACGAGATATTACCGAACGCAAAGCTGCTGAGTACGAACTAAAATCCCATGCGCGGGCTTCAGCAGTCGTGGCTCAACTGGGTCAAGGGGCGCTCTCTGGCACCAATCTAGATGCGCTGATGCAAGAAGCGGTGAAGCTGGTTGCCCAAACCCTGGAAGTACCCTTTTGCCAGGTTTTGGAACTGATGCCAGGAGGCAATGCTTTATTCTTGCGGGCAGGCGTTGGCTGGCAGGAAGGGCTGGTAGGTTCTGCAATCATCGGTGCCCACGATCGTTCCCAGGCAGGATATACCTTGCTAACGGGGAAGCCGGTGATTGTGGAAGACCTCCGGATCGAAACGCGCTTTTCTGGAACGCCACTGCTGCACAACCACCGCGCGATCGCTGGCATGAGTGTGATTATTCATAGTCAGGGGAACCCGTTCGGTGTTTTGAGCGTTCACACCCCTAACTACCGGAGGTTTACGGAAGACGAAGTTCATTTTTTGCAAGCGGTTGCGAATGTCTTGGCAACGGCGAACGAACGCCAGCTGGCGGAAGAGGCGCTGCGGGAAAGCGAAGAGCGGTATGCGCTGGCGGTTCGCGGGAGTAATGAAGGTTTGTGGGATTGGAACCTGAAAGCGGAAACCTTCTATTTTTCGCCGCGCTGGAAATCGATGTTGGGTTGCCAGGAGGATGAAATTGGCGACAGCCCGGAGGAGTGGTTTAACCGCGTACATCCAGAAGACTTGGAGCGAGTCAAAAGCGCGATCGCTGCCCATCTAGAAGGGTTGACTCACCACTTCGAGAAAGAATATCGGATGTTACATAAGGATCAAACCTATCGATGGATGCTTTGTCGAGGAATGGCGATTCGAGATGCCAATGACAAAGCCTACCGGATGGCAGGATCGCAGACGGATATTACCGACCGCAAGGTGGCTGAGGAACATCTCATCTATGATGCATTTCACGATCCGCTGACAGGTTTGCCCAATCGAGCCTTATTTATGGAGCGACTGTCCCAGGCGATCGCGCGAACCAGAAGACAGCCAGAATATCTGTTTGCCGTCTTATTTCTAGATCTCGATCGCTTCAAAGTCGTCAATGATAGCCTCGGTCATGTCATCGGAGACCAGCTGCTGATTGCGTTAGCAAAGCGACTGCAAAGTAGCGTCGCTTCTTGCCTGCAAGCCTCTGTGTGTGGCAGCAATACTGTGGCACGGCTTGGGGGCGATGAATTCGTCATCCTCTTAGAAGAAATTCAAGATATCGACGTTGTAGAAGCGATCGCCAAAAGCATCCAAAAAGACCTCCGGCATCCTTTCAACCTAGACAGACACGAAGTCGTTGTGACAGCCAGCATTGGCATTACCTTAAGTGCAATCGAGCAACGAGGTTCATCAGGCACTTACAAAACTTGCCCCTACCCCGGAGACATTCTGCGTGACGCCGACATCGCCTTATATCAAGCCAAGGCACTAGGCAAAGCCCGTTACGAAGTTTTTACCACCGCTATGCACACTCATGCGGTGGCTCGCTTGCAACTAGAAAACGATCTCAGACAAGCCCTAGCCAGAACTGAGGTAAAAGACCGGCTTCAAACAAAAACTGTCAATTCTTCTGGTTACTCTTCACTCAGTCGTGAGTCCGCATCCTTCAGTCATTCTTTCCTGCTTCACTATCAGCCCATTGTCTGCTTCATGACTGGCAGAATTACTGGTTTCGAGGCACTGGTACGCTTGTCTCACCCGTTTCGCGGCTTGATTTCCCCAGTTGATTTTATCCCGATCGCAGAAGAAACAGGTTTAATCATCCCTTTGGGAGCGTGGGTTCTGCGCGAAGCCTGCCGTCAAATGCGGCTTTGGCAACAAGAATTTTCTGACTTAGCACCATTAACCATCAGCGTTAATCTTTCCGGCAGACAGTTTTCCAAACCTAATTTAGTCGAGCAAATTCAGCAAATTCTCCAAGAAACCGAGTTACCAGCACCAAGTCTAAAACTGGAAATTACCGAAAGTGTGGTGATGGAAAATGCTGCCGCCGCTACGGCTAGTTTAGAGCAACTAAGCAACTCCGGAATTCAACTTAGTATTGATGACTTCGGAACCGGCTATTCTTCTTTGAGCTATTTGCACCGCTTTCCGCTCAATACTCTGAAGATTGACCGCTCCTTTGTTAGCCGGATGGATGCAGGCGAAAATTCTGAGATTGTAAAAACGATTGTTACGCTGGCTCATCATCTGGGATTAGATGTGATCGCAGAAGGTGTAGAAACGGCGGCTCAGATGGAACAACTGCGATCGCTACGCTGCGAAGCTGGGCAAGGATTCTTCTTTTCCAAGCCACTAGATAGCGAATCTGCTAGAGCATTAATCGCCGCAACGCCCCAATGGTAA
- a CDS encoding alpha-2-macroglobulin, producing MRFLVVVAFVLGIAGCGVINLSGNEPLPAVPSLATPQLPDWIEEISPTGEVEPLAQIRIRFKDALIPVESLDSPDQQQKLKQFEILPPLPGQFRFLTPRMVGFQANKALPKATRVRVTLKAGLADLKNHRLEKDLAWTFNSEPIKLTNLPSTNPENPDNQAIDLKPTLKFNSNVELDIASVQEHLKLIPEGKQKDIRLKVDLEKKETPSENEQPQEKLDPSTRNWTYNLVPQQTLEKATRYRLEFSPGLRPNRGNLPSEMSYASQLATYSPLKLLIIKYYGVPDAGGTYGRFVKGSPQLQFNNGLDADSAIENITVTPTPKEAIKLVQVPDGESLVNLNPWALEPATTYTITIGKKLKDKFGQTLEKPVTLKYETGDVAGDIWVPSNLNIFPSGKDLQLNVSTVNLPESRYKAAYRVLQPTDLVYVDSAYPKGDGNDLLPNPNSWQSVKVSSKKNQLIDVPVPIQEKLGTATGMLAYGVQARTNRYEENGKQQWREPTTYGMVELTNLGVFAQWFPDSGLIRVHHLSDGSPVVSAPIEIYESKLEAKSRPQPVPCASGKTDEAGTLLLRREDMQQCTKSRTGFEQGPKLLVIARENQDWAFVRTEEYSGAYGYGVDAGWDDGKPVSRGVIFSDRQLYQPGEKVSFTGFAYYLQNGNIQQDKNAIYKVTLLNPDGQKTDLGTQTTNEFGSFSLELPIKTNQPLGYYSIQAKGKSGVEVLGDFRVAEFKPPNFKVELNLDKEFALKDQQVEAKSTSNYLFGAPVEGGKAEYYVTRSQADFKPKGWEQFSFGRQWFWPEESPTVSSDVLQSNQVLDGRGNSQIVKIAKDVPYPMTYRVDVQVSDVSNLSVSDSKTFTVLPSDRLIGLQSNFVADAGKEFPVQVIVTDPTGKVMEGQRVRVELQQMKYSSVTRVVEGSNTAKNQVEYKTVAQTEVKSGNNPQSVSLTPPESGSYRIRANFANTKDEVTATDLQIWATGGNAVSWGESDRDRLEVKLDKDTYKPGETATALIQSPYPEAELYFAVVRDKPLYKTITKVKGGAPQIQFQVTPEMLPNAAVEAVLVRQGVPLSQVEPGSLENLVRIGFAPFKTNLDDKYLKVQVTPIQTQLEPGVPETVQLELKDAQGNPAQGQFTVMAVNEAVLQLSGYRPPDLVQTVYAEQPISTRFSDNRPNVVVQPTSMTKPKGWGYGGGQSAGAANTRTRKDFQALAYYNGSVLTDATGKAEVTFKLPDDLTTWRVMAVATDGNLHFGNGEATFITTKPLLSNPILPQFARPGDRLEAGLSVTNNTQQTGNLAINGVANGSLQFANKPANLQTKAESGTRAYRFPIVAGSAGKSQLKFTTQLNGTADAFEVPLEVKALEITEQVVESGTTTNQVKIPLNVDKKVVPDAGGLEVSLASTLIPEITAPARQVLQDEQLPFLEPAASQLAIASSLQTLSQKYGQTFAQFNPTQQANQSLEHLQKLQQPDGGFAAWPGQQKSDPLVSPYAAQALARASKAGLTVELRMVSRLTTYLKKILADPSQYDFCKQPLCKNQVRLEALSALAELGEKRNDFLADIYAQRSQFDPVTQIKLARYLSQFPEWQEESQTLSKQFQQNIYQTGRTATVNLPQGLSWLNSATTAQAQALRLAIAQKTNPEILDRLLQSLLTLRRNGTWQNTYDNAQALTALVEYSQTQPTPPNFAATVKLAGKKLTSAQFKGYANPSQDLKVPMTQLPRDRHDLIVQKSGQGTLHYLVAYRYRLQGNQPGRFNGLRVTREIRPANEEKVLRKLSLYASDEPLTVKSGQVFDIGLEIITDRPVDRVVITDPLPAGFEAVDASFQTSTAALQAKEDNFGFKTIYRDRIVAYSDRLEAGVYSLHYLVRSVTPGTFLWPGAEAHLQYAPEEFGRSASSTLKVSD from the coding sequence ATGCGGTTTCTGGTTGTCGTAGCATTCGTACTGGGAATAGCCGGATGTGGCGTGATTAATCTCTCTGGAAATGAACCACTTCCAGCAGTTCCTTCTCTAGCGACGCCGCAACTCCCAGACTGGATTGAAGAAATTAGTCCGACTGGGGAGGTTGAACCTTTAGCGCAGATTCGCATCCGATTTAAAGATGCTTTGATTCCTGTTGAGAGTCTTGATAGCCCCGATCAACAGCAAAAGCTAAAACAATTTGAGATTTTGCCGCCGCTACCGGGACAATTTCGATTTTTGACGCCGCGAATGGTGGGATTTCAAGCCAACAAAGCATTGCCGAAAGCGACGCGAGTCAGAGTCACTCTGAAAGCTGGTTTGGCGGATCTAAAAAATCATCGTTTAGAGAAGGATTTGGCGTGGACTTTTAATAGCGAACCGATTAAACTAACTAATTTACCGAGTACTAATCCTGAAAATCCTGATAATCAAGCTATTGATTTAAAGCCAACTCTAAAATTTAACTCAAATGTAGAACTGGATATCGCTTCAGTCCAAGAGCATTTGAAGCTAATTCCGGAAGGAAAACAGAAGGATATACGGCTGAAAGTTGATTTAGAAAAAAAAGAGACACCCTCAGAGAATGAACAGCCACAGGAGAAACTTGACCCTTCAACCCGCAACTGGACATATAATTTAGTACCGCAGCAGACTTTAGAAAAAGCGACTCGTTACCGCTTAGAATTTTCTCCGGGTTTGCGTCCTAATCGGGGGAATCTCCCCAGTGAGATGTCTTATGCTAGTCAGCTAGCTACTTATTCACCTTTGAAATTACTGATAATTAAATATTACGGAGTACCCGATGCCGGAGGGACTTATGGTCGGTTTGTCAAAGGAAGCCCTCAACTGCAATTTAATAACGGGCTTGACGCAGATTCAGCGATTGAGAATATTACTGTAACTCCTACGCCGAAAGAAGCTATTAAACTGGTTCAAGTTCCTGATGGAGAAAGTCTTGTTAATCTCAACCCTTGGGCATTAGAACCTGCCACTACTTATACAATTACTATCGGTAAAAAACTCAAGGATAAGTTTGGGCAAACATTGGAAAAGCCAGTTACGCTCAAATATGAGACAGGCGACGTAGCTGGAGATATCTGGGTACCATCGAATCTAAATATTTTCCCATCTGGTAAAGATTTACAGTTAAATGTTTCTACTGTAAACTTGCCCGAATCAAGGTATAAAGCGGCTTATCGGGTATTGCAGCCGACAGATTTAGTTTATGTAGATTCCGCTTATCCCAAAGGCGATGGGAATGATTTATTACCGAATCCCAATTCTTGGCAAAGTGTCAAGGTATCGAGCAAGAAAAATCAGTTAATTGATGTACCTGTTCCCATCCAGGAAAAACTGGGTACTGCTACGGGAATGTTAGCTTATGGAGTTCAGGCGCGAACTAATCGTTATGAAGAAAATGGTAAGCAACAATGGCGCGAACCGACGACTTATGGAATGGTGGAATTGACTAATTTGGGAGTGTTTGCACAGTGGTTCCCTGATTCGGGATTGATTCGCGTGCATCATCTCTCAGATGGTTCTCCCGTAGTATCTGCACCTATAGAGATTTATGAGTCGAAATTAGAGGCAAAATCTCGTCCTCAACCCGTACCTTGTGCATCAGGGAAAACGGATGAAGCGGGGACATTACTGTTGCGTCGTGAGGATATGCAGCAATGCACAAAATCCAGAACTGGATTTGAACAAGGGCCTAAATTGCTCGTAATTGCCCGTGAAAATCAAGATTGGGCATTTGTCCGCACGGAAGAATATAGCGGTGCTTATGGCTATGGCGTTGATGCTGGATGGGATGATGGGAAGCCAGTCTCACGGGGGGTAATCTTCTCGGATAGACAGCTTTACCAGCCAGGGGAAAAAGTATCGTTTACGGGTTTTGCCTACTACTTACAAAATGGAAATATCCAGCAGGACAAAAATGCTATTTATAAAGTTACTCTGTTAAATCCGGATGGTCAAAAGACGGATTTAGGTACTCAGACAACCAATGAATTTGGCAGTTTTTCTCTAGAGTTGCCGATAAAGACGAATCAGCCGCTTGGCTATTATTCGATTCAAGCGAAAGGCAAAAGTGGAGTAGAAGTTTTAGGCGATTTTCGCGTTGCCGAGTTTAAACCGCCGAATTTTAAAGTTGAGCTAAATCTAGATAAAGAATTTGCTCTAAAAGACCAGCAAGTTGAAGCGAAATCCACGAGCAATTACTTATTTGGTGCGCCTGTAGAAGGCGGGAAGGCGGAATATTACGTCACGCGATCGCAAGCTGATTTTAAACCGAAAGGGTGGGAGCAATTTTCCTTTGGGCGACAGTGGTTTTGGCCTGAGGAGAGTCCAACTGTTTCCAGTGATGTGTTGCAATCAAACCAGGTATTAGATGGTAGGGGGAACAGCCAAATTGTCAAGATAGCGAAGGATGTGCCTTACCCGATGACTTATCGGGTGGATGTGCAAGTCTCCGATGTGTCGAATTTGTCAGTATCGGATTCTAAGACATTTACGGTATTGCCAAGCGATCGCTTAATCGGGTTACAATCCAATTTCGTTGCGGATGCTGGTAAAGAGTTTCCCGTCCAAGTTATCGTTACCGATCCTACCGGCAAGGTGATGGAAGGACAACGGGTGCGAGTGGAACTGCAACAGATGAAATATAGCAGCGTCACGCGGGTGGTAGAAGGCAGTAATACTGCTAAAAACCAAGTGGAATACAAAACCGTGGCGCAGACAGAGGTGAAATCTGGAAATAATCCTCAATCTGTGTCGCTGACACCTCCGGAATCGGGTTCTTACCGGATTCGAGCAAACTTTGCAAACACCAAAGATGAAGTTACAGCAACCGACTTGCAAATTTGGGCGACGGGTGGCAATGCGGTGAGTTGGGGAGAAAGCGATCGCGATCGCTTAGAAGTCAAACTCGACAAAGACACCTATAAACCGGGTGAAACGGCTACCGCTTTAATTCAATCTCCCTATCCGGAAGCTGAGTTATATTTTGCCGTTGTCCGTGATAAACCCCTGTACAAGACAATTACCAAAGTGAAAGGGGGTGCGCCGCAAATTCAATTCCAAGTAACGCCGGAAATGCTGCCAAACGCCGCAGTAGAGGCGGTATTGGTTCGCCAAGGCGTTCCCCTAAGTCAAGTGGAACCTGGAAGCTTAGAAAACTTGGTGCGGATTGGGTTTGCTCCTTTTAAAACTAACTTGGATGATAAGTATTTAAAAGTCCAAGTTACCCCCATTCAAACGCAACTAGAACCGGGTGTCCCAGAAACCGTACAGCTAGAACTCAAGGATGCACAAGGCAACCCAGCCCAAGGACAGTTTACCGTCATGGCGGTAAATGAAGCGGTGCTGCAACTGAGCGGTTATCGTCCGCCGGATTTGGTGCAGACTGTTTATGCAGAGCAGCCGATTTCAACTCGATTTAGCGATAATCGTCCTAATGTGGTGGTGCAACCAACCTCAATGACGAAACCGAAAGGTTGGGGTTATGGCGGGGGACAATCAGCAGGCGCAGCGAATACCCGCACCCGCAAGGATTTCCAAGCCTTAGCTTACTACAACGGTTCTGTTCTCACAGACGCGACAGGGAAGGCAGAGGTGACATTTAAGTTGCCGGATGACTTGACAACGTGGCGGGTGATGGCAGTTGCTACCGATGGCAATCTGCACTTTGGCAACGGCGAAGCGACATTTATCACGACGAAACCGCTGCTGTCTAACCCGATATTGCCGCAGTTTGCACGTCCGGGCGATCGCTTGGAAGCTGGCTTATCTGTCACGAACAATACCCAACAAACCGGAAATCTGGCAATCAATGGTGTGGCGAATGGTTCTCTTCAGTTTGCAAATAAACCCGCTAATCTGCAAACCAAAGCAGAATCTGGCACTCGTGCGTATCGCTTTCCTATCGTGGCAGGAAGTGCAGGTAAATCTCAGCTGAAGTTTACCACTCAGTTGAATGGAACCGCTGATGCGTTTGAAGTGCCTTTGGAGGTGAAAGCGCTAGAGATTACCGAACAAGTCGTAGAAAGCGGTACAACTACGAATCAGGTAAAAATTCCCCTGAATGTGGATAAAAAGGTTGTCCCTGATGCGGGAGGTTTGGAGGTTTCCCTTGCCAGTACGCTGATACCGGAAATTACCGCACCAGCGCGTCAAGTATTGCAGGATGAGCAATTGCCATTTTTGGAACCAGCGGCGAGTCAATTAGCGATCGCATCCAGCTTGCAAACGCTTTCTCAAAAATACGGTCAAACCTTTGCACAATTCAACCCAACCCAACAAGCGAACCAATCTCTAGAACACCTGCAAAAACTCCAGCAACCGGATGGTGGATTCGCCGCTTGGCCTGGTCAACAGAAGTCCGATCCGTTAGTATCTCCTTACGCAGCTCAAGCTTTGGCAAGAGCCTCGAAAGCGGGACTGACGGTAGAACTGAGAATGGTGTCTCGCTTGACGACTTACTTGAAGAAAATTCTCGCAGATCCCAGTCAATACGATTTTTGTAAGCAGCCACTCTGCAAGAATCAGGTGCGACTAGAAGCACTCTCTGCTTTGGCGGAACTGGGTGAAAAGCGCAATGACTTCCTTGCAGATATTTACGCACAGCGCAGTCAATTCGATCCGGTTACGCAGATTAAGCTGGCGCGTTACCTATCTCAGTTTCCAGAGTGGCAAGAAGAATCTCAAACTCTATCGAAACAATTCCAGCAGAATATTTATCAAACGGGTCGCACTGCTACGGTAAATTTACCCCAAGGTTTATCTTGGCTCAACTCGGCAACAACAGCGCAAGCTCAAGCTTTACGCCTTGCGATCGCGCAAAAGACTAACCCAGAAATCCTGGATCGGTTGTTGCAAAGTCTCCTGACACTGCGACGAAACGGCACTTGGCAGAATACCTACGACAACGCTCAAGCACTCACGGCTTTGGTGGAATATAGTCAGACGCAGCCAACACCGCCTAACTTTGCCGCAACGGTGAAACTCGCTGGCAAAAAATTGACATCGGCGCAATTTAAAGGATACGCCAACCCCAGCCAGGATCTTAAGGTGCCAATGACCCAGTTGCCACGCGATCGCCACGATCTGATTGTGCAAAAATCTGGTCAAGGCACGTTGCACTACTTGGTTGCCTACCGCTATCGCCTACAGGGAAATCAACCGGGAAGATTTAACGGCTTACGGGTGACACGCGAAATCCGTCCCGCTAATGAAGAAAAGGTGTTGCGAAAGCTCAGCCTCTATGCTTCTGATGAGCCGTTGACGGTGAAAAGCGGTCAGGTGTTTGATATCGGTTTGGAGATTATTACCGATCGTCCGGTGGATCGTGTGGTCATTACCGATCCGCTCCCAGCCGGGTTTGAAGCAGTCGATGCCAGCTTCCAAACTTCTACGGCTGCATTGCAGGCAAAAGAAGATAACTTTGGCTTCAAGACGATTTACCGCGATCGCATTGTTGCCTATAGCGATCGCCTGGAAGCCGGAGTCTACTCTCTGCACTACCTCGTCCGTTCCGTGACTCCAGGCACCTTCCTTTGGCCTGGTGCAGAAGCCCATCTACAGTATGCACCAGAAGAATTTGGACGCTCAGCTTCTTCTACTTTGAAAGTGTCGGATTAG
- a CDS encoding patatin-like phospholipase family protein — translation MTFRILSFDGGGIRGVISATMLTEIEKIIGQPLSQYFHLIAGTSTGSILAASIASDRTAQDIVDVYQNKGTRIFPYRNLWSAQRVGLLLQYGPSAPKYSNKGLIDSLKEEFKYKKLSDITSTKLLITAYDTIKREPIIFKSWRKIFADLPLWEACLCSASAPTFFPAYRLDKKEEGIAQAGDTNSITLGQEAAEDNGDYNQMQIEITGGTGRGQNRSIIGYRGGTRMAIVDEPWSVVPNNTSAYRITNVYSVIDGGVGANNPTACAIAEALRLGYKPHEISVLSLGTGSLTRAIPLESAQQWGAIQWALPILDVIFDASSDINSYIAKQVIDEDSRYLRLQFKLDSKLTGKRLSDDIDDASPANVMNLIEAAKVYINLPQVQKSLRDFINS, via the coding sequence GTGACTTTTCGCATTTTGAGCTTTGACGGGGGCGGTATCCGGGGTGTCATTTCGGCAACGATGCTGACGGAGATTGAGAAAATTATCGGTCAGCCCTTAAGCCAATACTTCCACTTAATTGCAGGAACCTCTACCGGGTCAATTTTGGCGGCGTCGATTGCTAGCGATCGCACAGCCCAGGACATCGTGGATGTGTACCAGAACAAAGGGACTCGAATCTTTCCCTACCGAAACCTTTGGTCGGCGCAACGGGTAGGGTTGCTTCTTCAGTACGGCCCTTCTGCCCCTAAATACTCAAATAAAGGTTTGATTGACTCTCTTAAAGAAGAATTTAAATACAAAAAACTGTCGGATATTACTTCAACAAAACTCTTAATTACTGCCTACGACACAATTAAGCGAGAACCGATTATTTTTAAAAGCTGGCGCAAAATATTTGCTGACCTTCCCTTATGGGAAGCGTGTCTCTGTTCTGCTTCTGCCCCAACTTTTTTTCCTGCCTATAGACTGGATAAAAAAGAAGAAGGGATTGCCCAAGCCGGAGATACAAACTCGATTACGTTAGGGCAAGAAGCAGCAGAAGACAATGGTGATTACAATCAAATGCAGATTGAAATCACCGGCGGGACGGGACGCGGTCAGAATCGTAGCATCATTGGTTACAGAGGCGGGACTCGGATGGCGATTGTGGATGAGCCGTGGAGCGTAGTGCCTAATAATACTTCTGCTTACCGGATTACTAACGTATACTCGGTGATTGACGGTGGTGTTGGGGCAAATAATCCCACAGCTTGCGCGATCGCTGAAGCCCTGCGGTTAGGTTATAAACCCCACGAAATTTCAGTTTTATCCCTCGGTACGGGAAGTCTTACCCGCGCAATTCCGCTTGAAAGTGCCCAACAATGGGGTGCGATTCAGTGGGCACTCCCGATTCTTGATGTAATTTTTGATGCTTCGTCAGATATTAATAGTTACATTGCTAAACAGGTGATTGATGAGGATAGTCGTTACTTGCGCTTGCAATTTAAACTCGATAGCAAGTTGACTGGGAAACGATTGAGTGACGATATCGATGATGCGAGTCCGGCAAATGTCATGAATCTAATTGAAGCCGCCAAAGTCTACATCAACCTACCACAAGTGCAAAAATCGTTGAGGGATTTTATAAATAGTTAG
- a CDS encoding type II toxin-antitoxin system death-on-curing family toxin — protein MKEPRWVPETAVSAIHEELIAEHGGRSGLRDAGLLSASLARPRHLFSYSENATLFELAAAYGYALAKNHSFVDGNKRIALAVIDVFLRLNGYKLVAPEPEAVVIMINLVDGVEDQESLSAWIAENSQEL, from the coding sequence ATGAAGGAACCCAGATGGGTGCCTGAGACAGCAGTAAGCGCCATACATGAAGAGCTAATTGCAGAACATGGGGGGAGGTCTGGATTGAGAGATGCAGGGTTACTTTCAGCTAGTCTAGCCAGACCTCGGCACTTATTCTCTTACAGTGAAAATGCAACTCTGTTTGAGCTGGCGGCAGCTTATGGCTACGCTTTGGCAAAAAATCATAGTTTCGTTGATGGCAACAAGCGCATTGCCCTTGCTGTCATCGACGTTTTTTTACGATTGAATGGCTATAAGTTAGTAGCACCAGAACCAGAAGCAGTAGTCATAATGATTAATCTTGTGGATGGTGTGGAAGATCAAGAGAGCCTATCCGCTTGGATTGCTGAAAACTCCCAAGAACTCTAA
- a CDS encoding AbrB/MazE/SpoVT family DNA-binding domain-containing protein has translation MHTLKIRRIGNSLGATFPKEVLQKLNVSEGDSIFLTETPDGVQITAYDPDFEAAMQAFAETRKNYRNAFRELAK, from the coding sequence ATGCATACTCTAAAAATTCGACGGATTGGCAATTCTTTAGGAGCAACCTTCCCTAAAGAAGTATTGCAAAAGCTAAATGTCAGTGAGGGAGACAGCATTTTCCTGACAGAAACTCCAGATGGAGTTCAAATAACTGCTTACGATCCTGATTTTGAAGCCGCAATGCAGGCTTTTGCAGAGACCCGTAAAAACTACCGCAATGCCTTTCGTGAATTAGCTAAATGA